From a region of the Borreliella burgdorferi B31 genome:
- a CDS encoding helix-turn-helix domain-containing protein yields the protein MYFNTNQKKYFLKVFRCVGFLYNTVLKRQDRFLLKKISKILLLVQININKSFYC from the coding sequence ATATATTTTAACACCAACCAAAAGAAATACTTTTTAAAAGTATTTAGATGTGTAGGATTTTTATATAATACAGTGTTAAAGCGGCAAGATAGATTTTTATTAAAAAAAATAAGCAAAATCTTATTACTTGTTCAAATAAATATAAATAAGAGCTTCTATTGCTAA
- a CDS encoding ParA family protein, whose protein sequence is MKKIAFHIQKGGVGKTTLSGNIASYLSKTKKVILVDCDIQQASSSTWFLNHEILKLDIKDFLLKKMDVDQVVRQIQKNFYILPCVPSGTFRRDVQHELQDFPYLIDDFCLELEKLGFEFAIFDLSPSFELWERRIILAMCEVITPLTPEFLSLEGINIFKEEFESLLKSYRKKVKHEKIICNMLNKSFKRHNLHLRQFKTFGYDLYEVGQDAKIAESQLYKKSIFDYYPESRSVLELSRLGDALCL, encoded by the coding sequence ATGAAAAAAATAGCATTTCATATTCAAAAAGGTGGTGTTGGGAAAACTACCTTAAGCGGAAATATTGCAAGTTATTTATCTAAAACAAAAAAAGTTATATTAGTTGATTGTGATATACAGCAAGCAAGTTCTTCTACATGGTTTCTTAATCATGAAATTCTTAAGCTGGATATTAAAGATTTTCTTTTGAAGAAGATGGATGTAGATCAAGTAGTAAGACAAATACAAAAAAATTTTTATATTTTGCCATGTGTGCCGAGTGGAACTTTTAGAAGAGATGTGCAACATGAATTGCAAGATTTTCCATATTTGATAGATGATTTTTGTTTGGAATTGGAGAAATTGGGATTTGAATTTGCAATTTTTGATTTATCTCCCAGTTTTGAGCTTTGGGAGCGAAGAATTATTCTTGCAATGTGTGAAGTTATTACTCCACTGACCCCAGAATTTTTAAGCCTTGAAGGAATTAATATTTTTAAAGAAGAGTTTGAGTCTTTGTTAAAATCTTATAGAAAAAAGGTTAAACATGAGAAGATTATTTGCAATATGCTTAATAAAAGTTTTAAAAGACATAATTTGCATCTAAGGCAATTTAAAACTTTTGGATATGATCTTTATGAGGTTGGACAAGATGCTAAAATAGCAGAATCTCAGCTATATAAGAAGTCGATTTTTGATTATTATCCGGAGAGTAGATCTGTCTTAGAACTTTCAAGATTGGGAGATGCTTTATGCCTATAA